The Leclercia sp. S52 genome has a segment encoding these proteins:
- a CDS encoding YecA family protein has protein sequence MTEGPLNETEMEWLEETLMTYGHDGESVMDVSELDGMLTAVLSGPVVVEPDRWLVAVWGGEKYIPRWKNDREMNRFIDLCFKHMNDIAERLSDYPDQFEPMFGMNDVEGETYTVVEEWCFGYMRGVALTDWSSLPESLRADLDLIALHGSEENFERLDSFSEEEFQQSIENIRPAALRLYNYWIANPQEPVAQQPVINGTKVGRNDPCPCGSGKKFKNCCLH, from the coding sequence ATGACCGAAGGCCCGTTAAACGAAACCGAAATGGAGTGGCTGGAAGAGACCTTAATGACCTACGGTCATGACGGCGAGTCCGTGATGGACGTCTCGGAGCTCGACGGGATGCTGACCGCGGTGCTGTCCGGCCCGGTGGTGGTAGAGCCGGACCGCTGGCTGGTGGCGGTGTGGGGTGGCGAAAAATACATTCCGCGCTGGAAGAACGATCGCGAGATGAACCGCTTCATCGATCTCTGCTTCAAGCACATGAACGATATCGCCGAGCGCCTGAGCGACTACCCGGATCAGTTTGAACCTATGTTCGGCATGAATGATGTCGAGGGTGAAACCTATACCGTGGTGGAAGAGTGGTGCTTCGGCTATATGCGCGGCGTGGCGTTGACCGACTGGTCATCCCTGCCGGAATCCCTGCGTGCCGATCTGGATTTGATTGCCCTCCACGGCTCCGAAGAGAACTTCGAGCGTCTGGATAGCTTCAGCGAAGAGGAGTTCCAGCAGAGCATTGAGAATATTCGTCCGGCGGCGCTGCGTCTGTACAACTACTGGATTGCCAACCCGCAGGAGCCGGTCGCCCAGCAGCCGGTGATCAACGGCACCAAAGTCGGTCGCAACGATCCCTGCCCGTGCGGCAGCGGTAAAAAATTCAAGAACTGCTGTCTGCATTAA
- a CDS encoding branched-chain amino acid ABC transporter substrate-binding protein yields the protein MSLKLIRSPLSIVLAGCLVTAFSAQADIVIGVAGPFTGPNATYGDQYWHGATQAAEDINAAGGINGEKIKLVQGDDACEPKQAVSVANRLVDQDKVKAVVGHFCSSSTMPASEVYNDAGVLAITPGSTNPLITERGMSDMFRMCGRDDQQGQVAADFIIDKLKAKRVVIIHDKDTYGQGLADATKAALAKRDVKDVMYEGLSRGEKDFNALVTKIGAQKPDVVFFGGCHPEAGPLVRQMREQGVQAKFFSGDCIVNEEMVTAAGGAQYTNGIYMTFGKDPRLIPEGKAVIDKFRASKFEPEGYTLYSYASIQAIAAAFKATGGADPAKASEWLKANSVDTVMGKKSWDSKGDLKVSDYVVYEWDDKGKYKEVQ from the coding sequence ATGTCGCTGAAATTGATCAGAAGTCCTCTCTCTATCGTGCTGGCAGGGTGTCTGGTGACGGCGTTTTCCGCCCAGGCAGATATCGTCATTGGCGTGGCGGGTCCCTTCACCGGGCCGAACGCCACCTACGGGGACCAGTACTGGCACGGCGCGACCCAGGCCGCGGAAGACATTAACGCCGCGGGCGGCATTAATGGCGAGAAGATCAAACTGGTGCAGGGCGATGACGCCTGTGAACCGAAACAGGCCGTCTCGGTCGCTAACCGTCTGGTTGACCAGGATAAGGTCAAAGCCGTGGTCGGCCACTTCTGCTCCTCTTCCACCATGCCGGCCTCCGAGGTCTATAACGACGCCGGCGTGCTGGCGATCACCCCCGGCTCCACCAACCCGCTCATCACCGAGCGCGGCATGAGCGACATGTTCCGCATGTGCGGTCGTGATGACCAGCAGGGCCAGGTCGCGGCTGATTTCATTATTGATAAGCTGAAAGCCAAACGGGTGGTGATCATTCACGACAAAGACACCTATGGTCAGGGGCTGGCGGATGCCACCAAAGCGGCGCTGGCGAAACGCGACGTTAAGGATGTGATGTACGAAGGCCTGTCACGCGGCGAAAAAGACTTTAACGCGCTGGTAACCAAAATCGGCGCCCAGAAGCCGGACGTAGTCTTCTTCGGCGGCTGCCACCCGGAAGCGGGCCCGCTGGTGCGCCAGATGCGTGAGCAGGGCGTGCAGGCCAAATTCTTCTCCGGCGACTGTATCGTCAACGAAGAGATGGTCACCGCCGCTGGGGGCGCGCAGTACACCAACGGCATCTATATGACCTTCGGCAAAGACCCGCGCCTGATCCCGGAAGGCAAAGCGGTAATCGACAAATTCCGCGCCAGTAAATTCGAGCCGGAAGGCTATACCCTCTACTCCTACGCCTCTATTCAGGCCATTGCTGCGGCGTTCAAAGCCACAGGCGGTGCCGATCCGGCCAAAGCCAGCGAATGGCTGAAGGCCAATTCGGTGGATACCGTGATGGGCAAAAAATCCTGGGACAGCAAAGGCGACCTGAAAGTCTCTGACTACGTGGTGTACGAGTGGGACGACAAAGGCAAATATAAGGAAGTGCAGTAA
- a CDS encoding ABC transporter ATP-binding protein: MSEAMLEFRQVDVYYGVIQALKQVSLQVNPGETVALIGANGAGKSTLLMSIFGQPRVRDGQILFCGEDISHKSTHYVASGGIAQAPEGRRIFPDMTVEENLLMGTIPIGNQYAAEDLQSMFDLFPRLKERRKQRAMTMSGGEQQMLAIARALMSRPKLLLLDEPSLGLAPIVVKQIFQTLRELARNGMTIFLVEQNAHHALKLSDRGYVMVNGQIRLSGSGEELLGNQDVRKAYLGGA, encoded by the coding sequence ATGAGTGAGGCAATGCTGGAATTTCGCCAGGTGGATGTCTATTACGGGGTGATCCAGGCGCTGAAACAGGTTTCGTTGCAGGTGAATCCCGGCGAAACCGTGGCGCTGATCGGCGCTAACGGGGCGGGCAAGTCGACCCTGCTGATGTCGATTTTCGGCCAGCCCCGTGTACGCGACGGGCAAATCCTGTTTTGCGGGGAAGATATCAGCCATAAATCGACCCACTACGTCGCCTCGGGCGGCATTGCCCAGGCCCCGGAAGGGCGGCGCATCTTCCCCGACATGACCGTCGAGGAGAACCTGCTGATGGGCACCATCCCCATCGGCAATCAGTATGCCGCAGAAGATCTGCAGAGCATGTTTGACCTCTTCCCGCGCCTGAAAGAGCGGCGTAAGCAGCGGGCGATGACCATGTCCGGCGGCGAGCAGCAGATGCTGGCTATCGCCCGGGCGCTGATGAGTCGGCCAAAACTGCTGCTGCTCGATGAGCCGAGCCTGGGGTTAGCCCCCATCGTGGTGAAGCAGATCTTTCAGACCCTGCGGGAGCTGGCGCGCAACGGGATGACGATTTTCCTCGTGGAGCAGAACGCGCACCATGCGCTGAAGCTTTCCGATCGCGGGTATGTGATGGTCAACGGCCAGATCCGCCTGAGCGGCAGCGGCGAGGAGCTGCTCGGCAATCAGGACGTCAGAAAGGCCTATCTGGGCGGTGCCTAG
- the livM gene encoding high-affinity branched-chain amino acid ABC transporter permease LivM: protein MTAQIVSQPVSHDGFSLKRCLLDAIFAGMVALIVFGPIAGVVLDGYSFNFEGRRLAWIIATVMTGRFLLSAFLSTAPGRRVMARFDNDNSGVYVRPPEYKSRMRWILPLIIALAVCFPFVATKYVLTVAILGLIYVLLGLGLNIVVGLAGLLDLGYVAFYAIGAYGLALGYQYLGLGFWTMLPLAALMAAAAGALLGFPVLRMHGDYLAIVTLGFGEIIRLVLNNWLTFTGGPNGISAPPPTLFGLEFGRRAKDGGVPFHEFFNLTFNPNLKFIFIYAILLLVVLLVLYIKHRLTRMPIGRAWEALREDEIACRSMGLNHVLVKLSAFTLGASTAGIAGVFFATYQGFVNPTSFTFFESALILAIVVLGGMGSTLGVVLAAFVLTVTPELLRTFAEYRVLLFGVLMVVMMIWRPRGLIRINRSGFAVRKGVAP, encoded by the coding sequence ATGACTGCACAAATCGTTTCACAACCCGTGTCCCACGACGGGTTTTCGCTTAAGCGCTGTCTTCTCGACGCCATTTTTGCCGGCATGGTGGCGCTGATCGTTTTTGGTCCCATCGCCGGCGTGGTGCTGGATGGCTATAGCTTTAACTTTGAAGGGCGGCGACTGGCGTGGATCATCGCCACGGTGATGACGGGGCGTTTTTTACTCAGCGCCTTTCTATCCACCGCGCCGGGCCGGCGCGTGATGGCCCGCTTCGACAACGATAACTCAGGGGTTTACGTCCGCCCGCCGGAGTACAAAAGCCGGATGCGCTGGATCCTGCCGCTGATTATCGCCCTGGCGGTCTGTTTTCCGTTCGTCGCCACCAAGTACGTGCTGACGGTGGCAATCCTCGGCCTGATCTACGTCCTGCTCGGCCTCGGGCTGAACATCGTGGTGGGGCTCGCGGGCCTGCTGGACCTCGGCTACGTCGCTTTTTACGCCATCGGGGCCTACGGCCTGGCGCTGGGCTATCAGTATCTGGGGCTCGGCTTCTGGACCATGCTGCCGCTGGCGGCGCTGATGGCCGCCGCGGCCGGGGCCCTGCTTGGCTTCCCGGTGCTGCGCATGCACGGTGACTATCTGGCGATTGTGACCCTCGGCTTCGGGGAGATCATCCGCCTGGTGCTGAATAACTGGCTGACCTTTACCGGCGGACCGAACGGCATCTCCGCCCCACCCCCTACCCTGTTCGGGCTGGAGTTTGGCCGGCGGGCGAAAGATGGCGGCGTGCCCTTCCACGAGTTCTTCAACCTGACCTTTAACCCCAATCTGAAGTTCATCTTCATCTACGCCATCCTGCTGCTGGTGGTGCTGCTGGTGCTGTACATCAAGCACCGCCTGACGCGGATGCCGATTGGCCGCGCCTGGGAGGCGCTGCGCGAGGACGAAATCGCCTGCCGCTCCATGGGCCTCAACCATGTGCTGGTCAAGCTGTCGGCCTTTACACTCGGGGCCTCTACCGCGGGCATTGCCGGGGTATTCTTCGCCACCTATCAGGGGTTTGTTAACCCCACCTCGTTCACCTTCTTTGAGTCGGCCCTGATCCTCGCCATCGTGGTGTTAGGCGGAATGGGCTCCACCCTCGGGGTGGTGCTGGCCGCCTTCGTGCTCACCGTCACACCCGAGCTGCTGCGTACCTTCGCGGAGTACCGGGTGCTGCTGTTTGGCGTGTTAATGGTGGTGATGATGATCTGGCGGCCGCGAGGGCTGATCCGCATCAACCGCAGCGGCTTTGCGGTGCGTAAAGGAGTGGCGCCATGA